In a genomic window of Thalassophryne amazonica chromosome 12, fThaAma1.1, whole genome shotgun sequence:
- the LOC117522623 gene encoding transmembrane protein 14C-like, with protein MTGGCSEVVLSSFISAAGKFPLMAVDWIGFSYAALVSAGGVMGYVKAGSVASLWAGLLFGLMAALGSYLLSQNAKNVWLLLGTSGTLAVVMGMRFISSWKFMPSGLMTLASVLMLLKITSGMKKKPNGP; from the exons ATGACAGGTGGCTGCAGTGAAGTTGTATTAAGCAGTTTTATATCAGCAGCAGGCAAGTTTCCCCTCATGGCTGTAGACTGGATCGGGTTCAGTTACGCTGCTTTGGTGTCAGCTGGAGGAGTTATGGGCTATGTGAAAGCTG GGAGCGTGGCGTCTCTGTGGGCAGGACTCCTCTTTGGACTGATGGCTGCACTTGGTTCTTATCTGCTTTctcaaaatgccaagaatgtcTGGCTTTTACTAG GCACCTCTGGAACATTGGCAGTTGTGATGGGGATGAGATTTATCAGCTCCTGGAAGTTCATGCCCTCTGGTTTAATGACTCTGGCAAG TGTACTGATGTTGCTGAAGATCACCAGCGGAATGAAAAAGAAACCCAATGGGCCTTGA